The Marinobacter subterrani genome has a segment encoding these proteins:
- a CDS encoding ComEA family DNA-binding protein — translation MKRTPLLATLVLLFSLVTGFAYAQDVAVNINTADVATLASLNGIGQSKAEAIVAYREANGPFAVTADLANVKGIGERTIEKNAERLTVK, via the coding sequence ATGAAACGCACGCCCCTCTTAGCCACCCTCGTTCTGCTGTTCAGCCTGGTGACCGGTTTTGCCTACGCGCAAGATGTCGCCGTCAATATCAACACCGCCGATGTAGCCACCCTCGCAAGCCTGAACGGCATTGGCCAGAGCAAAGCCGAAGCCATCGTCGCCTATCGGGAAGCGAACGGTCCTTTTGCGGTAACCGCAGACCTGGCGAACGTGAAAGGCATTGGCGAGCGGACCATTGAGAAGAACGCAGAGCGCCTGACCGTCAAGTAA
- a CDS encoding helix-turn-helix transcriptional regulator, producing MNIDVKTREAIYDLWDELSTFPASKAEASLQHLMERLARMVNAGGGYVLSAMRLSNRPENDPMQGWRAGPMFYFNGTEADRKLYRVAARAMNNGEPDQSSLNHIRNAGRFRATLIRDHVTEEFFDSEHYRKFYRERGISDTLFVVAPVNEDSEVYVALHRLGDAPSYTKEDLEVAEFALRSLVWYFRQVLLSFGVLVAGEPLTPTERNILSCLLTGMSEKEIASELNQRQNTTHQYVVTLYRKFNVRSRAALTALWLGHD from the coding sequence ATGAACATCGATGTCAAGACCCGAGAAGCGATCTACGATCTGTGGGATGAGCTATCCACCTTTCCTGCCTCCAAGGCGGAAGCATCCCTGCAGCACCTGATGGAGCGCCTTGCCAGAATGGTTAATGCCGGCGGAGGCTATGTTCTCTCTGCCATGCGCTTGAGCAACAGGCCAGAAAACGATCCCATGCAAGGCTGGCGGGCCGGGCCGATGTTCTATTTCAATGGGACCGAAGCCGACCGGAAGCTTTACCGGGTGGCGGCCCGTGCCATGAACAATGGCGAACCCGACCAGAGTTCCCTGAATCACATCCGCAATGCCGGGCGTTTCCGCGCCACGCTGATTCGTGATCATGTCACGGAGGAGTTTTTTGATAGTGAGCATTATCGGAAGTTCTACCGGGAACGCGGGATTTCAGACACCCTGTTTGTGGTTGCGCCTGTCAATGAGGACAGCGAAGTATACGTCGCTCTGCACCGGCTGGGGGACGCTCCCTCCTATACGAAGGAGGACCTGGAGGTCGCCGAGTTCGCACTTCGCTCACTGGTCTGGTATTTCCGGCAGGTGCTGCTGAGCTTTGGGGTTCTGGTGGCGGGTGAGCCGCTGACGCCTACCGAGCGGAATATTCTCTCCTGCCTGTTGACGGGGATGTCGGAAAAGGAAATTGCCAGCGAGCTCAACCAGCGCCAGAACACCACCCACCAATACGTGGTTACCCTTTACCGAAAGTTCAATGTGCGCAGTCGTGCGGCGTTGACTGCCCTCTGGCTCGGCCATGATTAA